The window GATACCGACGGCATTGCTGGGGGAGACCGTATAAGAAATGTCATCCACTGCAGACACTTCCCCTTCGCTCGTCCGAAAGGTGGTTGTAAGATTTTCAACCTCCAATAACGGGTCTGCCATTTGTGTACATCTGTGTGAGTGAGGACAAAGGCTTTTCCCTGGCCGGTTCGATTTATTCTCGTCTGAAGGAGACATACAAACGCAGGATGCGTCTGTCGTCCACATCTGCACACGTATTTCGGTGGTGGTCTCGGTATCGAAATTTCGTTTAATGATTTACGATACCTGGTCAATATCATTCAATGCTAATTGGGGGCACGGACGCCACAACTTTCGGTAGAGAGGCGCCATCGGCACACTCTTCTCACTGTTTGTGTTTGTACTAATGTCTCCAAAACTGATCTAAACCAGCAGCTATAGGTGGATAGAACAGTATCCTAATAATCATGGACAATATGGAAGATCCTGGTGAGAATGTGGGTGAAAGAAGAAAATTCCTCAAGCTGGCCGGTGTCGTCGGTGCCAGTGCGCTCGCGGGGTGTATGGGTGGTGATGACGATGAAGACGACGGTAACGGGACACCCGACCTCGGCGACGACAACGGCAACGGAGACGATGAACCTGACGAAGTAACCGAGGGTGGAACGCTTCGAGTCGGCTACGAAGCCGACCTGACGGGACTGGATCCGCACAACATTTCGAGCGTCGTCTCGTGGAACGCGATATACAACATCTGTGAGACACTGATCACGTTCGACGACGGTGAAGCGGTCGGTCGACTCGCCGATGACTACGACGTCGACGGAACGACGTATACGTTCCACCTGAAAGAGGGCGTTCAGTTCCACGACGGCTACGGCGAGATGACCGCCGACGACGTGGTCTACTCGTTCGAACGTATGATGGACGAGGAAGCCTCGACGAGTCCAGATCTGCTCGCGACCGTCGAGGACGTGCGTGCCGTCGACGAATACGAGGTCGAAGTCGAACTCCAGGAGACGTTCGGCCCGTTCTTACAGTATCTCGCCCGTGTCCACTGGGTCATCGTGCCAGAAGACGCCGTCGAGGAGCAGGGTGGGAACATCGACGACTTCCAGGAGCCGGTCGGCACCGGACCGTTCGCGTTCGAAGAGTACACCCCGGACAACAGCCTCGTGATGTCGGCGTTCGACGATTATCACGTCGAGGACGCCCCTCACGTCGACGAGGTCGAACTAATCATTACCCCGGATCCGGACTCGCGCGTACTGGCACTACAAAACGACGACCTCGACTTCGCTCGTGAGATTCCGGGTCGACACGCCGAATCCCTCCAGAACGATGACGATACGAAAGTCGCCCTGAGCGAAGCAACCGGGTGGGCAATGATCCACATCAACTGCAGTGAACCACCGTGGGATGATCCCGCCGTCCGACGCGCCGCTGCCCACGTCATCGACCGCGATGCGGTTATCGACGCCGCACTCTTCGGCTTCGGGTCGGCCGGTGTTCAGCCGTTCCCGGAAGGAAACGTCTGGAACTACGACCTCGATAACGAACGCTGGCAGGATCTCGAGGAAGCCCAGCGCATCCTCGAGGAGGCCGGAAACCCGCTCGAGGGCGAAACGCTCGAGATCAAAGTCACCAGCGAGTACTCCATTCAGGAAGCGATGGGCGAAATCATCCAGGCTAACTTCGCCGAAATCGGTGTCGACGTCGAACTCAACAACCAGGAGTGGGGTACTCATCTCAACGACTTCGTCGAATCGAACTTCGGTGCGCTGTCGTTCTCGGTTCCCTACAAGGTCGACCCCGACCGCCACTACTACGGGTTCCTCGTCGAAGACGGGTACAACAAGTACAACGACGAACAACCCGACGCCGACCGCGTCCGTGAGCTCCTCGAGCTTGGTCGCGACGAACTCGACGAGGACGAACGTCTCGATATATACGCCGAACTCGAGGGACTCGTCCAGGAACACGTTCCGTGGGTATCGGTCGCTCACACCGACGACATCAATGGCCTCCGTGCGAACGTTTATGGATTCGAGGAGTGGACGCTTCCGTACGACCGCTACTGGACGATGTGGGTCGACGAGTAGTCGATCCGTCGCCATCTCACGAGATAGCATCACCTCACAACGCTTCACCCCCATATGACGCCAACTAACGTATGACGCAGGTGCACGAGTACGCAATTAAACGAATTTTGTCGGCGATTCCGGTTCTCTTCATCGTCTCGTTCACGATAGTCGCACTCATTCGGATGGTTCCCGGGGATCCAGCCGTCATTATGCTCGGAACCGACGCCGATCCCGAACA of the Natronosalvus vescus genome contains:
- a CDS encoding ABC transporter substrate-binding protein — encoded protein: MGERRKFLKLAGVVGASALAGCMGGDDDEDDGNGTPDLGDDNGNGDDEPDEVTEGGTLRVGYEADLTGLDPHNISSVVSWNAIYNICETLITFDDGEAVGRLADDYDVDGTTYTFHLKEGVQFHDGYGEMTADDVVYSFERMMDEEASTSPDLLATVEDVRAVDEYEVEVELQETFGPFLQYLARVHWVIVPEDAVEEQGGNIDDFQEPVGTGPFAFEEYTPDNSLVMSAFDDYHVEDAPHVDEVELIITPDPDSRVLALQNDDLDFAREIPGRHAESLQNDDDTKVALSEATGWAMIHINCSEPPWDDPAVRRAAAHVIDRDAVIDAALFGFGSAGVQPFPEGNVWNYDLDNERWQDLEEAQRILEEAGNPLEGETLEIKVTSEYSIQEAMGEIIQANFAEIGVDVELNNQEWGTHLNDFVESNFGALSFSVPYKVDPDRHYYGFLVEDGYNKYNDEQPDADRVRELLELGRDELDEDERLDIYAELEGLVQEHVPWVSVAHTDDINGLRANVYGFEEWTLPYDRYWTMWVDE